One genomic window of Nocardioides daphniae includes the following:
- a CDS encoding ABC transporter substrate-binding protein gives MTPSSSAEDTQRPVGVSRRGVLAGTAATGAALTIEAAPAHAARPLRVAVLLTAGVGDGRAGQRLLAGLRIGFARAGQPVTLRSRTVHSPSAAHAEAVKVLDGGADVLVAAISGLALPRVAQLCAERKVALVVANSGAHVNDLSLTGVVVNSLQIWQSAFAMGRFAARRLGGSVFTITAAPDAGYDSVYALQRGFTGAGGRVVGRAVTHQATKGLVEAARQARRSGAAVVSVHATKQRAVEIVKACRAAGFQGSIVVDPLSLELGAAGRAELARAGAWTTSAWAYDQGNSHARDLARRWKRQVGGRPDAWALLGHDTALLVAEGARRVRRRGGGLRTLPAKLRHAKVAGARGLQVVNGATGVVSTPLVVRRARPKDLSGARVMARPARVPGDAPAMVVQGRGDKSGYVDEYTTT, from the coding sequence CACGCGGCTCGTCCGCTGCGCGTCGCCGTCCTCCTCACCGCCGGGGTGGGGGACGGGCGCGCCGGCCAGCGGCTCCTGGCCGGCCTGCGCATCGGCTTCGCCCGGGCCGGGCAACCGGTGACGCTGCGCAGCCGCACGGTCCACTCGCCCAGCGCCGCCCACGCCGAGGCGGTCAAGGTCCTCGACGGCGGTGCCGACGTGCTCGTCGCAGCCATCTCGGGGCTCGCCCTGCCGCGGGTGGCGCAGCTCTGTGCGGAGCGCAAGGTCGCCCTGGTGGTCGCCAACTCCGGGGCCCACGTCAACGACCTGTCGCTCACGGGCGTCGTGGTCAACTCGCTGCAGATCTGGCAGTCGGCCTTCGCCATGGGTCGCTTCGCCGCGCGTCGCCTGGGTGGCTCGGTCTTCACGATCACCGCAGCGCCGGACGCCGGCTACGACTCGGTCTACGCCCTGCAGCGCGGCTTCACCGGCGCCGGCGGTCGGGTCGTCGGCCGCGCCGTCACGCACCAGGCGACCAAGGGCCTCGTCGAGGCCGCCCGGCAGGCGCGCCGCAGCGGCGCCGCCGTCGTCAGCGTGCACGCGACCAAGCAGCGGGCCGTCGAGATCGTCAAGGCCTGCCGCGCTGCCGGTTTCCAGGGCAGCATCGTGGTCGACCCGCTGAGCCTCGAGCTCGGCGCGGCCGGCCGGGCCGAGCTCGCGCGCGCCGGTGCCTGGACGACGTCCGCGTGGGCGTACGACCAGGGCAACTCGCACGCGCGCGACCTCGCCCGTCGCTGGAAGCGTCAGGTCGGGGGTCGCCCCGACGCCTGGGCGCTGCTGGGGCACGACACCGCGCTGCTCGTCGCCGAGGGCGCGCGACGCGTCCGACGGCGCGGGGGAGGGCTGCGTACGCTGCCCGCCAAGCTGAGGCACGCGAAGGTCGCCGGCGCCCGGGGGCTGCAGGTCGTCAACGGCGCCACGGGTGTGGTGAGCACGCCGCTGGTGGTCCGCCGCGCGCGACCCAAGGACCTGAGCGGGGCACGCGTCATGGCGCGACCCGCGCGGGTCCCGGGCGATGCCCCGGCGATGGTCGTGCAGGGGCGTGGGGACAAGTCCGGCTACGTCGACGAGTACACGACGACCTGA
- the ilvN gene encoding acetolactate synthase small subunit — MSKHTLSVLVENKPGVLTRVAALFSRRGFNIDSLAVGPTEHPEISRMTIVVNVEDLPLEQVTKQLNKLVEVLKIVELDGDASVRRELLLVKVKADAETRGNVLDAIQLFKAKVVDVAPDAVTIEVTGNSDKLRDFLAVLEPFGIRELVQSGMVAIGRGSRSITERTAKPVPVPVPDAYV; from the coding sequence ATGAGCAAGCACACCCTGTCCGTCCTGGTGGAGAACAAGCCGGGCGTCCTGACCCGCGTGGCGGCCCTCTTCAGCCGCCGTGGCTTCAACATCGACAGCCTCGCCGTGGGCCCGACCGAGCACCCCGAGATCTCCCGGATGACCATCGTGGTCAACGTCGAGGACCTCCCGCTCGAGCAGGTCACCAAGCAGCTCAACAAGCTCGTCGAGGTGCTGAAGATCGTCGAGCTCGACGGTGACGCCTCGGTGCGCCGCGAGCTGCTGCTGGTCAAGGTCAAGGCCGACGCGGAGACCCGCGGCAACGTCCTCGACGCGATCCAGCTCTTCAAGGCGAAGGTCGTCGACGTGGCGCCCGACGCCGTGACCATCGAGGTCACCGGCAACTCCGACAAGCTGCGTGACTTCCTCGCGGTGCTCGAGCCCTTCGGCATCCGTGAGCTCGTCCAGTCCGGCATGGTCGCGATCGGGCGCGGCTCGCGCTCGATCACCGAGCGCACCGCCAAGCCGGTCCCGGTCCCCGTGCCCGACGCGTACGTCTGA